The region CCGAAGATCCTCGCATGGCGCGCCTGCTGCCGGACTTTTCCAAGCCGGGCGAGGAATCCGTCGAAGGCGAAAACGCCCTCATGCGCCAGCTTCACGAATCGGACATTGTTACGGACAAGCTGCACGCGCTGCGCTCCATCATTGACGCAATTGAGTCCAATGAATCCGGGCAGGTAACGATCACCGAAAATGATGCTCACGCATGGGTTGCCGGCATCAACGATCTGCGCATTTACCTTCATGTCTCCATGGAGGGCCTGCACGGCTCACTCGAGCAGGTTGAACAGACTGATGCCATGTACCAGTGGCTTTCCTACAACCAGGAATCCCTGCTCGATCAGCTCATGGGCGAGTAGCCTCGACGTATGACCGAGTCTCTTCCCGAGCCTGCGAACGCTCTCAATCCCGACCTCCAATCGCTCCTTCCTCGACACGCCTCGAGCACGCCCTTCGGCAGCTGTTTCGAGATTGGCCCGGGCTCTCTGTCCGGCATTGACGGAATTTCGCTGGGGCATGCGAGCGCGGGGGACACCGGCGTGACTGTGATCGCTGCCCCCAGCGGTGCGGTTGCCGCCGTCGACGTCCGCGGCGGCGGTCCCGGTACCCGCGAGACTGACCTTCTGGCTCCCGAGAACACCGTCGAGCGCGCCCACGCCATCGTCCTATCCGGCGGATCTGCCTTTGGCCTGGCCACCGCTGATGGCGTCATGCGCGCGCTCCGCGAGCGCGGCCTGGGATTCGAGGTCACCCCGTCCCGCCCCGACGTCATCGTGCCAATCGTCCCCGGCGCCGTCATCTTCGACCTTCTTCTCGGCGAGCCCACCGTCCCCACCGCCGACCTAGGCCGCGAGGCCCTAAATCGCGCGCTTTCCGACGGCCCGGACACGGCCTCGGGCAGCATCGGCGGAGGGACAGGGGCAATGGCCGGTGCAATCAAGGGTGGTTTCGGCCAGGCTAGAGTCACATCTGCAGACGGGAAGTACTGGGTGGCCGCAGGTATGGTCGTCAACTCCTTCGGCGCAGTCATTGATGCCGAGGGCCGACTGTTCGGGCTACCGGAGGGGCCCCAAGTGTCGCCTCAGTCGCTTCAGTCGCTGGATAAGGTATTCGTCGGGCGAAGCAAGGTTTTGGTCGAGCCCGCCTCGGCGG is a window of Corynebacterium lactis RW2-5 DNA encoding:
- a CDS encoding DUF2017 domain-containing protein → MRPWKRKKSILGGGAKYVTTFEPAERDLLLNLASTVADAFMERARTAPKDELAELTGMPVGHSEAPEDPRMARLLPDFSKPGEESVEGENALMRQLHESDIVTDKLHALRSIIDAIESNESGQVTITENDAHAWVAGINDLRIYLHVSMEGLHGSLEQVEQTDAMYQWLSYNQESLLDQLMGE
- a CDS encoding P1 family peptidase gives rise to the protein MTESLPEPANALNPDLQSLLPRHASSTPFGSCFEIGPGSLSGIDGISLGHASAGDTGVTVIAAPSGAVAAVDVRGGGPGTRETDLLAPENTVERAHAIVLSGGSAFGLATADGVMRALRERGLGFEVTPSRPDVIVPIVPGAVIFDLLLGEPTVPTADLGREALNRALSDGPDTASGSIGGGTGAMAGAIKGGFGQARVTSADGKYWVAAGMVVNSFGAVIDAEGRLFGLPEGPQVSPQSLQSLDKVFVGRSKVLVEPASAGQTSASVRNTTIGCVITNAPLSAPQLKRLAMTGHDGLARAIRPAHAPMDGDTLFALSTAEPEGATPEVVALLSAMTADAVQFAIVDAVASATGRGGVASMGELE